The Gossypium raimondii isolate GPD5lz chromosome 2, ASM2569854v1, whole genome shotgun sequence genome segment TTGTTGGTCAAATATGAtggcaaaaataaaagatgaaatgtCATTTCTCATTGAAATGTCTCTATCTGtttatttctaataaaaaaataatttttcatataatattttaaaaaaataatttttatatattatttttaagttattttaaatataaaatatttattttatattataaaattaaaattaaaactttgtatATTAAAAAAGTGTACGAAGCTCGAATCGAGgtatatataatttctttgattaaaattaaaattagtaagTACATTACACTCCTAAAAGGAGGAGTCAGGTTCGAATCATAAAGACGACATTGTTAATAAAGACATCCATAAATCTcgaacataaattataaaacggGTATAAAAAAAGAGGGGAGGCATGCATGGCTATCGCATGCGAGACAAGCTATGGGGCCACGATGTTCACGCATTAACTAAAACCTTTGATAATTCAaatcaatcaaaaaaaaatttaaaagaatcaatcaaatttgtttcttttctaaaaaagtgtaattattttaagataatatttgtctttttgtttttgctatGTACTTTTTAGTAAAATATCGGGAATCAGGttgtattttgtcttttttattaaaaaaagagtaaattagttcTTATATATTAGACTAAATagtaaattggtcattctgttaaaagtttcatccatttttatgGTTAAAAGCTGGTCTCTGTATATCCACATAAGATACATGTGGATGCCATATCTCACTGTCTGATTATTCTGCTAGCCatgccaatttttaacagtacaaatagatgaaattttaaatatcaatctAATGTACGGGGataaatttgttcaatttttaagTATAGGAAgcaaaatataatttgactCCTACTGCattattttgaagtttgaattgTTTCAATACAACTAATTCAACTTATAAGAATTCTTCGGCATCAAATAAAAGATTTCGGGATTGTGCTAATGAGGTCTTAGAATTATTGACAAAGGATGAAGTCATAAGACTGTTTACGTATTTAGATTTGAATCTTACTATGCTTAATTGCTATGTGAAGGATTCGTGAGACCCACTCTATACTTTTAAtggctttttttcttttcttttttggtgaattataagaGGAGGGTAAAACTTTAACAACAAAGCAACTAGCCTAACTCGAATCCAGGGCACACCTAAAATTGTGAATACCCTGAACATCAGACCAACACACAACATAGTTTAAAAGCCgacaaaaataattgaatggaCTACTAATTTCACAaccaaatttttacaaaattttaaaaatgtatcaTTACCCATCAAGATTTATAATATACTAAAACCAATATAAGCACTTTCAGTTATCAAATAAGCAGATTCCAATATCTGAACTCAATAACTCATTCAACTTATTCCCTTCTTCATCTCCACCATTATTACTACACTGCAACAACAGCACCGCCATATCTGATATTTCACCATTTGTATCAGCTCCAAAGCTCGAACCACCTTCATCACCACCACCGTATCTAATCTCTTGACTCAGCTGAGAAGCTACAAACTTGTCGAGGTCTCTCCAATCAGTCACTTCCTTAGTGTTTGGCAGCTTCTTTATTAATGGCATTGAAGGGCTCTCTAGTTGAGGAAGCTGTAGGAACTGATCATAGTGATCGATAAAGTTCAAATTGTTTGCCTCTATAATCTCTTGTTTAAAATTCTGGGTTTGTCTTGAAATGTCAGCTAGTGGATCAAAAATGGCGGAACTGGTAATCCCACTTCGTTCATCCTGGAAAATGGTAGTGTCCCACCCTTGTATGGTCTTGTTTTGGCTACTAGTTCTCTTCTTAAATGCTCGACAAACCACCCATCCTTCCTCCTGCAAGAAGTTTGaaagtttagagactaaattataaatatacaaaGAGAATAAGGAGTTAAAGCATATTTCAacctaaatttttcttttttcacgaAAGGTTAATTGCACATGGAGTCCCTAAACTATGGACTAGGTCCTAAATTGGTCCTAGGTTGAGAACCCAACGTATTAGTACAATTTCAATTAAGTTCTTACGTTTATCCACGCCcctagttctttttttttttctttttaacacaATAGTCAATCTAAACTATCCATGCGGTAGGCATATCACGTGTCTTAAATATGCTCAGTACTATATTTGAACTAACATTTAACGCTTAAATTGATGTAACTGAGGACCAATCTAAAACCGAGACTATAATTTAGAAACATTTGATGTAACTAgcttttttagttttcaaatgtGTTTTTGAGGTAGATATTATAGCAATGGTGGTGGTTATATATGAATGCTATATAGAGGAGAAAtggaatttttcttttcaaaaaaaatgctTGAAAGTTAGACTAATCATCTTTTTGACCTAGAAATCATATTATGTTAGACATttaagcaaaacaaaaaaaaaaaaaaaagttgcttCCTTTTCTCATATAGTgggtaaattacaaaataagtcctaaaaatattaggttatatttttttctcatgGCGTGTAAGTTAATATAGAAATTATATATGAACACTATACATACaatatgtttttcaattttaaaaatccttcacttatttagttaattaataacCCCAGAATATTTGTGACTAAAtcacaaaaaaagaaacttatAGACCCtcggaaaataaattttccttgaaaaaaTAAACACCAACTATTGCGTCACAAAAAAAGTTAGGGTTCTAATCATCTTGTCCTAATAAAGGGTTTCTATTTCGTGACTGATGGTCAATATTTATacacttaagtatacatatatgttacgtctgtgtgtgtgtgtgtgtgtgtgtgtgtgtgtgtatgtaaaTGCTTACCCGGGGAGGGCCATTCTCATCGGATTCGAGCCTATATTCATGTATGATCCAATCTGTTTTTTGCCCCGTCGGAGCCCTTCCTTTGTAGAAAACCAAGGTCTTCCTCATCCCAATCAACCTCGATTTATCGTAAACTGCCTTGTCCCGTCCCGTTGCTTTCCAGAAACCGGCGACAGTCGCTCTATTAGTCCTCGTCCCTGTCGGATACTTCTTGTCCTTGTGGCTGAAAAAATACCACTCGTTTTGCTCCTCGTACCCGATCCGACACCTCTCTACATTCCAATCACCAATATCCaactctttacataaaatgaaaaccctaaaaggagaaataaaattgaagtgTGGGATGGTGTTTTGTACCTTGAAGGTCCCATGGTTCGATCCTATACAGATCGATGTCTCTTATAACATCGAGATCGATCTTCTTCGATGCAATTTTCTTCCTCAGATAGTAGCCGACAAGCTCTTCGTCAGTCGGGTGGAACCGGAACCCGGGTGGGACACATGACTCCATTGATCCACAATATTAACACACCACTAACAATATCCACTCTTTTATAGCTTCTTcacccctaaatcacaattagaaaaaggttgaagaaaGTAATGAAAAGCTTCTCCAAGTTGACAAgcattatatacatacatacgtatATGTATAATCAATAGTAATTGACATTAAAACCCTCTTAGAAGCAAAATTAAGGCATGACTATAAAACAAAACCTATTATTCATAGATTAAAAAACTAGATGTGCAAATGGAAAaaggcaaaaaaagaaaaaaaaatgcatgAGGGGTGTGTTCGTTAAGAGAACACTTGGAAGGGACAACTAGATGTTTGAGCTAATGATGTTGTCTTGTGTTGGTGAATGGTGGAAATGATGTATCAAGAACGGGGTTTTTCCATTACTATATAAAAAacttgttaaattgtgattttgGTCCTCTATTATGCTCAAATTTGAGTAGGAACTTAAAAAAAAGTGTTAACTATTCTAGCCACCTAAAagtattataaaagtaaaagaaccaaatttatattaatctaaAGTGCAATTATAAGCAAGGTAGAAAGGGTGTAATAAAAAGGGTTCGAAACAAACAAAATTACTCTTTTGAGagtagaatatatattaataagtttgggattttgagttTTTCCATGATCTGatttgaaaaagttgaaaatgtaattttagtccctaaatttgataattaactTTATTATGGTATCTAAACATGGTAACTAGGTCTATTTTGGTTTAAGAACTTGGATTTTATAAGGATTTGATGATATGACACATATCAAACCCtgaagtttagggattaaaatggGCTTAATTGTCAAACTTAGggactaaaaattatattaaccctAAAAAGTTGTATAAATGGAACAAGGTGGATGACGTTATCACAATTAGGCACGCGTTTGGTTTGAAAGAGAGaccataaaaaaatgaaaagctttTTCTCGACAGAACACAGTTTTCCATCGGATCAAAACCTGACAAAAGTGAAAAgagattttaaagaaaaaaaaacccccgACTCCTCTTTCACTTGTCAGTTGCAGAAGTTATTGTCTCATTGCAAATGAAAGGCCACTGTCAAACTTTTATCTGTTAGTCGAGGATTCCCATAACACAACAGCTGACctaaaatcagaaaaaatagTTCCTGGGTTTTTGCTGTATACAGTTTTTCATacattcaaatccaaatatGACACTCTGAACTGATTATATTCTGGTTTTTTAAGGTTATAATGTCAATGGCATTCTTGTTTTCATAGGGAAAATCAGACCAGCAGTTAAGGATTATCTTCTGTATATGCTCTAACATTACCAAATGGTGACATGACACGAACACGATACTAGATGAAAAGAATATTGTCTTGAAAAAagatgattttttctttttcatgcaGAAATGTAGAAGCTTACCTCGATTTTGTTAACTGGCGGTCGTGTTTCGAGTTTGAGAGACAAAGAAGAAATGAGTAAGAAGAAGACAAAAGGGAAGGGAATTGAAGAATAGAGAGACAAAAATGGAGGAGTGAAATGAAGAGAATATATAAAAGGGATGGGGAGGGAAAGGACCGCTCTATATTGCGCATGGGGGTTGATTGATGGCACTCCCCATTTCGCTTACGTCAATGCATAGCTAAACTAGTTTTagttaaaaagggtaaactgtaaaaatagtcacttttgttttactcaggttacattttagtcatttatgtttaaaatgttacgttttagtcacttacgttatcgttttgttacgaagtggtcactctgtCATTAAGCTTTGTTACCCCCTAACGACAATCCTACATAAcagtccaaatgagttttaaatgcctACTTGGATATCTAATTGGGATGAGAAATGTTTTTTCAATCAACATGAacaagaaaactaaaagaaaaaggagacgAACGGTTTTTCTTTTCCAGTTTAaggtgtaattaatttaaaaatttccaattcaagttgacatttaaaacccatttggattgCCACGTAGTATTGTCGTTAGAGAGGTAAAGgagcttaacggtagagtgaccacttcgtaacaaaacgataatgtaagtgactaaaacgtaacatttcaaacataagtgactaaaatgtaatctgaggcaaacaaaagtgaccatttttgtagtttacctaGTTAAAAAAGATAGTGTCAATTTCGTTTGGGTAAATTACAATAAAGCTCACtcaattatggttttttttttaattacctaatcatgaaaagttacaaaatgatcacccaactatcttagatttttgggtgtttctatttttacattagctagctggtgaccaaaaaagacaaaattgaatagttgaatgatcattttgtaacttttcacagttgggtgactaaaaaCAAATCATAGATGGGTGACTactaatgtagtttaccctttaaaattttaagttatttcagtttaagtaattttgagtttaaattgttttaagttttaggGTTATTTTGATCAGCTCACTACGGGTTTCAATCATTTCAAGTTCACAAATTATTGACAACACACACTATAGCAAGTAACATTCCTATGATTTATACACGACCAGTGATGTCATATTAAAAcacattatatattaataaattaacaagtaattttaaaaatcattacagataaataaattcattttttttcaaatgacaTCTTATGATTCATTAATGGTGTATGAACTTATATACTATCAttacatcaaatataaattcttGTGCGAATGAAGCTTTGACATTGTTAGTTACGACTAAAACCCTAAGCCTTTGGGCACATAGGTTCAAATCTCACTACAGATGATATCAAAAAGGGTAGGTAGGAGCCTTCACCCACTTAATTTAGTGAAATTACCTTATAAGCCCTTGAATATATGtaataaaatggtaaaactttaattttgaccttccaaaattttacaatttgatttcGACCCTccataataaaatgtttaactTTGCCCCTGAGTCTCACCATTTGTGTTTTCCATGTGTGGATTTCTAATCTAAACGAGTTTTATTCGACTCTTTAccttttgtattttgtattgATTGAATTCTTTATAATTGCTCGAACTTATCGAAATATTTCAATAAAGTCCCTttcattttcaatctttttGACACCCTTGCCACGTTGGCAGTCCATAACCACAACCTCGGCCACCCTATTGCCGCCAAACGACCGCCCGTCCGAGCTGTCCTTTTTCTTCCCTAGCTTGCTGACATGTCATCTCTTTTTCTAAATTACCAAAAACTCCTTTCAATCCCAAAGCTGTTGCGGAGACACTTTTAAGGATATTTCAGTCATTTCAAGTAGAAATTACGGCCTCCGAATGATTTTTCTCAGACAAGTATTTACGAGAAGGTACGTCAAAGAACACAGTGGAAATCCACGTGGCAAAAATCCATTGGCCGATTTACATCGTTCTTTACGTAGAAGACAAACAATGGGTGGAATTTACAAAAGTATATCGTTAAAGGGCATGTGTCTTTGTTGCTCCCCTACTTCGGGTTAATTTCACCAACTATCCTCAAACTATAGTCCATATTCTAAATTActccctaaaattaaaaatattctaattgaGTCCTCAAAGTAGTGGTATTGTATTAACTAGGTCTTTCTATTAGTCTAACTATTAGTTTAGACGCTAAGTGCCAGTCCAGGTATGACATGAAATGTTTTTAGAACATGtggaccaaattgtaaacacGTATATCTATTATATggatatttgttaaaaaaatcattaaaatttatgaggcataattctttaaaaaaatttttaaccaTTAGATCTAAGTCTTTCAAGCATTAGGGAGGGACAAGCAAGAAATTTTGTTCAAGGTGGctgagataaaaatataaaattttgagggaagaatgctaaaatattatgttaaaaaagcttaaattaaattaattatttttcaagagGATAAAAGCtcgaaattttcatttaatcaaagattaaaaggattaaattaaagattataatttttagaggaGTTAAAAGCAATTTTCCTATTTAGCCGAGTAGAGCTATACCTTTGGCAGTAATAGGTACATATGTATTTACAAATTGACtcgtgttttaaatatgtcctatACCAAATCAGCATATAACgcataaattaattcaaaattaacaaaaagatACGGTTGATATAACACTGATACTTTAAGAGttcgattaaaatattttgaaatcggAGAACTAATTGAAAGTTTAGTTCATAGTTTGGCTACAAGTATATAGCTTTTGCTAGCCATAAGCTAGTGTCACACATGCATGTGGTTTGATACGAAGGTGAAAAGCATAAATTGCCATATCCAACAGTGAATTGGCTAGGGAGGTGGAGGCGAAGTCCACTTAGGACGGTGGTGGGTCGGCTGTAGTCGCCAATCATGCGGCGGAGGGCATCATTGAGTTCATTAAAACCCCCCATCCCTTGTGGACCCTCAACCCCACCATCAAAGTTGGGGCGGTGAACCCCTCTCTCAcagttttaacaacaaataataagtaaaaggTGAAAATCTACCGTCAGTCCCTgtactttgataaattttaaaattttatctctatacttcaaaaattaaaaattgttagtatttttcgtcaaaatttattaacttagcGCATTTATTGTATGTCAATTGTGTGCCACAACATACGATAACAACCTAATCAACATTGCCGATTTAAACAATTTCGACGAAAAAATACTATGGATTACGACATTTGAAgcgaaaaaataaaagggtttcgaggacaaaatcttaaatttaatcgAAAGTACAAGAACCGATGTCATATTTaaacctaaataaaattttaaaaaaagttagcGTAACCAGCAAAAGCAGATCCTTGGGAGGGTCCTATTAGGATCTCAAACTCCTTTTTGACATAGACCACCCTCCAAACacctttatttatttctttgttttttctttctcaatccATAAACAACACCTTACCCTTCCAAGTTCTTGTTCATTAGTATCTCTTATAGCTTCATTTTCACATTGGTTGGTGAAGGAAAAAAACACCCATTTCCCCAAACTTTCCTATATGTGAGAATTAAATCTACTTAAGGTTTGAACTTGATAATTAATCTCAGATTCGGAtctgaatttctttttgtcCATGTTAGGGTTTAAATTAGACAATTCTTCcttaattgttgttttttttttttgtccaagttagtccTTGAACTCGACAATTATACCCACATTAAGATTTGGacccaaaaaaaatattcaagtcCCAATATGGAAACAATTACTAAATTCGGACCTTTATATACATAAAGTAAAGGTTTTTATCCAAACTCTTGAATTGCACTCAAAAAACTGTTCACACTCTATTTTATTGTAAGGTGTGAAACATAAGCTTCGTTCAAAGGGGGACATCAAACCATGATTGCACACCCCTTGTATATTGGCAATCAAATAAATGGACCATTTGGTAgaatttggtaaaatatgtgCATTTTCTTAGACATTTTTCTGGATTTTTGGGATTAATAAACTAAAGGTACATCTAATATGTGATTCTATAGGAAATTATTATTGACCATCATCATGTGAATTAGAGTGGATATCATCATATGGCTAATTCATacattattatcatcatcatcatcatatttgGGAAAAATAGAGCTAGTGATTGATGGAAAACTGCACCCAAACTAACACTTCTCCCTCAAATGGGTTGCATAGTAACTAGGGTTTCTGATATTAGAATCATTGTGATCAGTTCAAAAATATTTACTCAGAGAGAAGTGTCCAAGGTTGAACCCCATGAAACTATTAGTGAGacgttagagttgtgtgacctaAATTTCATTTGATCCGACTTGAAAAATTCAAAGCGCAACGCACTTGTTAAAGAAACAGGGGATCCGCACAAGTTGAACCCTCTAAATGTGTGTAGTCGAAAACTTCTTGTATGGTtgtttttccacgtaaaatctgcaGAATCATAAAATGTGATTctattaaacaataaatgtttagtataatgactaaatttatccatttcgatattgtgtttaaatgttcatgtgttttttttatattgtacaATCAGAGGGTTAGTATTTATATACACGCTAGAGACATATCAACACCGAGAGTCGAAGGCAAAAGGGAACAAACAGTTTCCTTGCCCTTCCTTCAAATGGTGGATTTGTCATTTAcatattaatataatgataaaactctcaaaaatttatgattcatcTATGACCCTCTTAAACCAAATTTCGAAATACTCCAAAGAGAATTACCCAAATTTTATGGCCTGTGTTTTACCTTTCACAACGAGTCATATACTCATTAGTTGGTCGCCTGTAATGTCTTGGAAGAAAGACAGCAGGGATTACAATTTTATTACAAGACATATTgataaagattataaaattcAGACCACATTCCTTGGCTGAGAACTCtctctcacacacacacacacacaaatatGGTGAGGAAATGGGGCCATGGATATAGATGCCATTGACGGTCACAGGTGTGAGCTGATGATGGGGTCATTGGAAACAGGAGGTGGTGGTTTACAATTGGATCATTAGGCATCGATTATAACGCGTCTGATTTGACTTGTTAGATCCTAGTTTTGCTTATGTTTGTGATGGACGTTTGGGGGGTCTAGAGACTATGTGTTTCGTTTGTCAAAAAGGTGTTCCCTTCACTTTATTCCAATTTTAATAAGCTTTTAATAAGATTAAGGAtgggtttggatggacgattgggtgcggtgcggtgtgtttaaattactttttgtctcacgttacagtatcgctacagtatctaatctcaccgtcaCCGCTGTTTTTATACTAACCGCAGGTGAACGCACTGCCCATCCAAATTTACCCTAAGACCCCAaacattgaaaaaaaatcaactatTTTTAGAGTCTGAAATTATATTCTTTTGAAGGTGAAACAACTTGGATTTTTGAATAAGAGGAAaagtttaaattcaatattttatttaaaaagagtTGTTTACGAGTCGAGTCGGATGGagccttaataaaattttaggcttgATTGATAGGTTCAGACTCGACTCGATGCacgttaaaaatattaaaataaatatttctcaacaaattgaaaataaatttaaaaaatctttatacttaaataacacaaaaataagtacaacttaacaagcaaatgacTCTGAACtagtagtaaaattaacaataaaataagcgttatacaatatccaaacgtcaataataaaatagtagcaacataatagtgaaatagtaATAAAGCAGTGACAAAAAGTGGAAATATAGCAGCAAAACAACATGACTTTTTATCTGCAAATTCGAGTCGAGTCGTGCCCGAGCCAAAAAAAACCTATGCACACATAGTTTGCTTCAATTTACTGATGGTCGTGGTATATATCAACACACGTTTTTAACTCTCATAAAAATGTACAAATTAATCTCAAcccaaaatattttctaatttggtcCCTCTATATATATTCCCTATAAGCACAAAACTCATAAGAGAGcacaaataaaatgattatatttggATGGTTCGCCCCCACATTACTCCCATGTAATTATTTGAGGGGTTCCCTTTTTGCAAACTTACTCTTTTAGTTACATGATTCCCAACGTGTGGATTGTGCTCGATTGAAGTGATTTACATTTCCACTTAAAAAGTAAGTTGAGATTAATCATCGATTTGCTCAATTAGTACACTACATGAGTGGtaaaattgataattattgTTAGGATTGATTTGTATAAATAACGAATCTCTCCATGGTTACCACGAAACTCTCAACAAATCTCGTGTGCGACTACGTCTTGTTGCCTTCAAGAAAAGCCCTTGTTGATTGGCGTATTAATTTTGGACCCAAAAAACAAGGATAAGATTAAAGTTTTAATCATACTAAATATCCCTGAAATAATCAGAATTCGACTAGGAGAAAAAGTTCTGCTTGGAGTGAAAAACGTGGCTGCTTACATGGAGAATACATCGCGTTGTCGTGACGTCCCGTGCATGCTCGTCACGATGTCGTCGCTACCTTAAGTTGGGAGTTCATCGCGTCATCTCGACGTTGGGCCTATTTCGTCCTTCTTTAGTTACTTGTCGATTCTCATCTAGGGTGCTTGCAACATGTCCGATAAATGCTCAGGTCTTGAATAATGAAGTTCAAACTTGGCTTATATTTTAAacaggcttaatttttattccaTGACCACTTTTTGggtctaatatttttttaccaaatttcAGATGAAACTTTACGCTTGTATAGGTTTAGTCGATATTGTTAAAATGACGacgtgaatttttttaaaagaaacatcAACCTTAAACATCCAAGtgacatataaatttattatcgGTTTAACATGGTTAACAAAAATTTTTACATGACTTTGATTGTGTgattaaaaaaccaaaattttttttacgtCAATCACTTTAATGACAACAAAAAGCAGTTTTATCGAGTTTCACCTACtaataagattataaaaatagaatcaTCAGATTACGCTAAATTAAAGTAGAAAggtcaaatatgaaattttagcaTAATGAAGggactaaaaccataattaaacaTTATAGAAATTAACCCATCACATTATTGTGATCGACAAATTTACCTAATGCAATTATGAAAGTTAGTAGGATCATCAAGtaaaaaatcatcattttatccAAAACTTAATCACAATGCATTACATGTTAAGCATTCGTGCACCTTTGACcctattttaatgaaattttcaagGTTTGTTGGTAGAAACAAATtattagtttcttttcttttacgggggccgaaattaaattgtaatttttacaatagtaaaaacataatttcatcgttttaatagtctatatatttataatttttaaaaggttaaatcaatttttttatcatttttaagggggacaaagtgcaattttacttttactaatttaaaattttaaaatctttaaagaacctaaataaattattttctattttaaggggTCGAGGCCCTGCCAGCCCCAGCTACTCTCctttcatgcattgcatgaaatctttggaaataattattgtattatatttaaacCTATTATCGGGTTGGTTtggattaaataaatttaggtcAAATCAATAGAGTTTTTTAACGTgatataatttcatattcaagTTAATTTCAGTTATTTATTCGAATCATTTtaagttgaaattatttttaaattttattcttttcatagATTCGAGTTATTGACTTTTTACCGATTAATAGATTTTAACTCAAAAGAATAgttcaagttaattacaaaaTCAACTCTCAAATTGTACCCTTTTATCTAATTAGGTAACTAAAGATTTTTCGGTTAAAAGTGGTATTTAAACTATCGATTTTatctatttcattttattcaaaagcgGATGATATCTCATGTTTTCTATTGGTTGATATAATGTTTTCATTGTTTTGGAGtaaaataagacaaaattaaCAGTTTAAGTACCgcttttgattaaaataattttttgtacttgaatgagaaaaatgtataatttgacggtcaattttgcatttaaagcactaatctattttattttccttcatctCTTTGGGTAGAAAAAAGAGTTTATATGCGGGTTTATTAAGGAAATATGTCGTTTTTTAAGAGTAATTAGGGATTTAGGtcgaattttttaaaaataaaaaaaataggctGATTTTGGGGACGTTGGGTGATACATGGCAAAAATGTGCCGTGCTGGACACGTTTTCACGAGTCACCCGTTGTGTCCAGAGCtgattatttaaacattaaataaacaaTCATTTATTATGGTTTTTTCATCAACTGTGAGTTAGTGTCGAGTTGACTtgtaacaccaactcaattaacaacattattaatacatataattagtGGAGATAATAAATTCtacatattaaaa includes the following:
- the LOC105787489 gene encoding NAC domain-containing protein 37 gives rise to the protein MESCVPPGFRFHPTDEELVGYYLRKKIASKKIDLDVIRDIDLYRIEPWDLQERCRIGYEEQNEWYFFSHKDKKYPTGTRTNRATVAGFWKATGRDKAVYDKSRLIGMRKTLVFYKGRAPTGQKTDWIIHEYRLESDENGPPREEGWVVCRAFKKRTSSQNKTIQGWDTTIFQDERSGITSSAIFDPLADISRQTQNFKQEIIEANNLNFIDHYDQFLQLPQLESPSMPLIKKLPNTKEVTDWRDLDKFVASQLSQEIRYGGGDEGGSSFGADTNGEISDMAVLLLQCSNNGGDEEGNKLNELLSSDIGICLFDN